A single Tenacibaculum sp. 190524A02b DNA region contains:
- the purB gene encoding adenylosuccinate lyase, which produces MNLTTLNAISPIDGRYRNKVDDLANYFSEEALIKYRVKVEIEYFIALCEIPLPQLADFNKELYADLRKIYEAFSTEDALKIKDIESVTNHDVKAVEYFIKEKFDALELQTYKEFIHFGLTSQDINNTAIPLSIKDAVEEVYYPTLDTLVCKLADLAEEWENIPMLARTHGQPASPTRLGKEFFVFVERINNQVFHIQNTPHAAKFGGATGNYNAHKVAYPDIDWKNFGTHFVEEVLGLHHSFPTTQIEHYDHMAALYDGLKRVNTILIDLDRDIWTYISNDYFKQKIKKGEVGSSAMPHKVNPIDFENSEGNLGIANAIFEHLSIKLPVSRLQRDLTDSTVLRNVGVPFGHTLIGFKATLKGLNKLLLNQAKFEEDLENNWAVVAEAIQTILRREAYPNPYEALKGLTRTNTKITQNSIAEFIETLKVSTEIKNELKAITPSNYTGI; this is translated from the coding sequence ATGAATTTAACAACACTTAACGCTATATCTCCTATTGATGGTAGGTACCGTAACAAAGTTGATGATTTAGCTAATTATTTTTCAGAAGAAGCATTAATAAAATATCGTGTAAAAGTAGAAATTGAATATTTCATTGCTTTATGTGAAATCCCTTTACCTCAATTAGCCGATTTCAACAAAGAATTGTATGCTGATTTGCGTAAAATTTATGAGGCCTTTTCTACTGAAGATGCTTTAAAAATAAAAGATATTGAAAGTGTAACGAATCATGATGTAAAAGCAGTTGAGTACTTTATCAAGGAAAAATTTGATGCATTAGAGTTACAAACTTATAAAGAGTTTATCCATTTTGGATTAACTTCTCAAGATATTAACAATACAGCAATTCCATTATCTATAAAAGATGCTGTAGAAGAAGTATACTATCCTACTTTAGATACATTAGTATGTAAACTTGCTGATTTAGCTGAAGAATGGGAAAATATTCCAATGCTAGCACGTACTCACGGACAACCTGCCTCACCTACTCGATTAGGTAAAGAGTTTTTTGTTTTTGTAGAGCGTATTAACAATCAAGTTTTTCATATACAAAATACTCCGCATGCTGCAAAATTTGGTGGAGCTACAGGAAATTACAATGCGCATAAAGTAGCATATCCAGATATTGATTGGAAAAATTTTGGAACTCATTTTGTAGAAGAAGTTTTAGGATTACACCACTCATTCCCTACCACACAAATAGAACATTACGATCATATGGCTGCTTTGTATGATGGGTTAAAACGTGTAAACACTATTTTAATAGATTTAGATCGTGATATATGGACGTATATCTCTAATGATTATTTTAAACAAAAAATAAAAAAAGGAGAAGTTGGTTCATCAGCAATGCCGCATAAGGTAAACCCTATTGATTTTGAGAACTCAGAAGGAAACTTAGGTATTGCCAATGCCATTTTTGAGCATTTATCAATAAAACTTCCTGTTTCTCGTTTACAACGTGATTTAACTGATAGTACCGTTTTAAGAAATGTAGGTGTACCATTTGGACATACGTTAATTGGTTTTAAAGCTACTTTAAAAGGATTAAATAAACTATTATTAAACCAAGCTAAATTTGAAGAGGATTTAGAAAATAATTGGGCAGTAGTTGCAGAAGCTATACAAACCATTTTACGTCGTGAAGCCTATCCTAATCCTTACGAAGCTTTAAAAGGCTTAACGCGTACAAACACTAAAATAACTCAAAATTCAATTGCTGAATTTATTGAAACGTTAAAGGTTTCTACTGAGATTAAAAATGAATTAAAGGCTATTACGCCATCTAATTATACAGGGATTTAA
- a CDS encoding Crp/Fnr family transcriptional regulator, with protein MIPQDILLSFNAIVKNFSKDEKIFSENENARNYYQIKEGAVKMNNFNDEGKEFIQGIFYKNQSFGEPPLFIDVKYPANAMTLTETSIYILSKNDLLRLLELHPEIHLHITKSLAKRLYYKAIIASEISSQEPMHRVLRYFDYLKNDVYKLDGNFTFKVTNTRQQIADILGLRVETVIRAIKSLEKQGKVKIINRKVFR; from the coding sequence ATGATTCCACAAGATATTTTACTTTCATTTAATGCTATTGTAAAGAATTTTAGCAAAGATGAAAAAATCTTTTCTGAAAATGAAAATGCACGTAATTATTACCAAATAAAAGAAGGTGCGGTAAAAATGAATAACTTTAATGACGAAGGAAAAGAATTTATTCAAGGTATTTTTTATAAAAACCAAAGTTTTGGAGAACCACCACTTTTTATAGATGTCAAATATCCAGCGAATGCTATGACCTTAACAGAAACTAGTATTTATATTTTATCCAAAAATGACTTGTTAAGGTTATTAGAACTACATCCTGAAATACATTTACATATTACTAAAAGCTTAGCTAAAAGACTTTATTATAAAGCAATTATTGCTTCAGAAATTTCAAGTCAAGAACCTATGCACAGAGTACTAAGGTATTTTGATTATTTAAAAAATGACGTTTATAAATTAGATGGTAATTTTACTTTTAAGGTTACAAATACAAGACAACAAATAGCCGATATTTTAGGCCTAAGAGTTGAAACAGTTATACGTGCTATTAAAAGTTTAGAAAAACAAGGAAAAGTAAAAATTATAAACAGAAAAGTTTTTCGTTAA
- a CDS encoding group III truncated hemoglobin, translating into MDKREIINRDDVYLLVSTFYNKIKLDDFIGPIFISTIPANEWNDHLEKLTDFWETNLFFVRKFKGNPMKAHKDVDMNFNYKISQEHFGRWLQLWFTTVDELFLGQKANEAKERARNIASMLFFRMFEAKPKSSN; encoded by the coding sequence ATGGATAAAAGGGAAATTATTAATAGAGATGATGTTTATTTATTGGTATCAACATTTTATAACAAAATAAAATTAGATGATTTTATAGGTCCCATTTTTATAAGTACAATTCCTGCTAATGAATGGAATGATCATCTAGAAAAACTTACAGATTTTTGGGAAACTAATTTGTTTTTTGTGAGAAAGTTTAAAGGGAATCCAATGAAAGCTCATAAAGATGTTGATATGAATTTTAACTATAAAATATCTCAGGAGCATTTTGGTAGGTGGTTACAGTTATGGTTTACTACAGTTGATGAATTATTTTTAGGACAAAAAGCAAATGAGGCTAAAGAAAGAGCACGAAATATAGCTTCCATGCTCTTTTTTAGAATGTTTGAGGCTAAACCTAAATCATCAAATTAA
- a CDS encoding vWA domain-containing protein has protein sequence MQSTTVIYIVLAVLASVLVAFFQYFYNIKKQPKVTILLFALRALSFFLLGLLLINPTIDIVSTENIKPQLAVLVDNSLSTKYFQEEQTVFNFLNSVKNNKEIEKKFEVSMLSFSDDTKLLDSLSFEGKNTDIDQAIKSVKELYKGKKVATVILTDGNQTKGNDYEFSTSKNKIYPIVIGDTTKYQDLQITQLNVNKYSYIKNNFPVEAMLLYEGDEPITSNFTLTHKGKKVYSQKLSFSPDNPTQTIKVNLTSKAKGVQYYSASIAKLSNEKNTKNNYKNFSVEVIDEQTKVLVLSSIMHPDLGVLKKSIESNKQRKVDIRLINNKQVNYEEYQMFVFYQPTAYFRNIIEQIKGDCLIISGTKTDWSFLNSLNLGLTKNAINQSESYGAIYNDQFLTFLQKNIDFEDFPPLEDKFGKINLTKETQILLHQKIGGVASEQPLLATIEQNDTKYAFLFGEGLWKWRAASYLKNQSFENFDAFIGNLTQYLASSKKRKRLEVKIKSIYPANSPIDIAAFYVDKNYKFDNRADLELKITNTVTKEVKRVPFSLIGNAYQIAVEGLVAGEYSYQVSVKNQAIKKFGRFKITAYQVEEQFINANKGKLQRLADNTQGKLYYSNQIESLMSELLNDSSYFITQKSITKQKNLIDWKWILMVVVALLAIEWFLRKYYGKI, from the coding sequence GTGCAATCCACAACCGTTATATATATCGTTTTAGCTGTTTTAGCTAGTGTTTTAGTCGCATTCTTTCAATACTTCTATAATATTAAAAAGCAACCTAAGGTTACTATTTTGTTATTTGCTCTAAGGGCATTAAGTTTTTTTTTATTAGGGTTATTGTTAATTAACCCTACCATTGATATTGTAAGTACAGAAAATATAAAGCCTCAACTAGCTGTTTTAGTAGATAATTCATTATCAACTAAATATTTTCAAGAAGAGCAAACCGTATTCAACTTTTTAAATTCAGTAAAAAATAATAAAGAAATTGAGAAGAAATTTGAAGTCTCTATGCTTTCTTTTAGTGATGATACGAAACTTTTGGATAGTTTGTCATTTGAAGGAAAAAATACAGATATAGATCAAGCTATAAAATCAGTAAAGGAACTTTATAAAGGGAAAAAGGTTGCTACAGTTATACTTACTGACGGAAATCAAACAAAAGGAAATGATTATGAGTTTTCTACTTCTAAAAATAAAATTTATCCTATAGTTATAGGTGATACAACAAAGTATCAAGATCTGCAGATAACTCAATTAAATGTAAATAAATATAGTTATATAAAAAATAACTTTCCTGTTGAAGCCATGTTATTATATGAAGGCGATGAACCAATAACATCTAATTTTACCTTAACACACAAAGGAAAGAAAGTGTATTCTCAAAAACTTTCTTTTTCACCTGATAATCCAACGCAAACTATAAAAGTTAATTTAACTTCAAAAGCGAAAGGGGTACAGTATTACAGTGCTTCTATAGCTAAATTATCAAATGAAAAAAATACAAAGAACAATTACAAGAATTTTTCTGTAGAAGTTATAGATGAACAAACAAAAGTTTTAGTGCTAAGTTCTATTATGCATCCAGATTTAGGAGTACTAAAAAAGTCAATAGAAAGTAATAAACAACGTAAGGTTGATATACGTTTAATCAATAATAAACAGGTGAATTATGAAGAGTATCAAATGTTTGTTTTCTATCAGCCTACAGCGTATTTTAGAAACATAATTGAGCAAATAAAAGGGGATTGTTTAATTATTTCTGGTACAAAAACAGACTGGAGCTTCTTAAACTCTTTAAATTTAGGACTTACAAAAAACGCAATAAATCAATCTGAAAGCTATGGAGCTATATACAATGATCAATTTTTAACATTTTTACAAAAAAACATTGATTTTGAGGATTTTCCACCGTTGGAAGATAAGTTTGGGAAGATAAACTTAACCAAAGAAACTCAAATATTGTTGCATCAAAAAATTGGAGGTGTTGCCTCTGAACAACCTCTATTGGCTACTATAGAACAAAATGATACAAAATATGCATTTTTGTTTGGTGAAGGTTTATGGAAATGGAGAGCAGCTAGTTATTTAAAAAATCAATCTTTTGAAAACTTTGATGCTTTCATAGGAAATTTAACACAATACTTAGCTTCATCTAAAAAGAGAAAGCGTTTAGAAGTAAAAATAAAAAGTATATATCCTGCTAATTCCCCCATAGATATTGCTGCTTTTTATGTGGATAAAAATTACAAGTTTGATAATAGAGCTGATTTAGAATTAAAAATAACCAATACAGTAACTAAAGAAGTAAAAAGAGTGCCTTTCTCCTTAATAGGTAACGCATATCAGATAGCGGTAGAAGGTTTAGTCGCAGGAGAATATTCATATCAAGTATCTGTTAAAAATCAGGCTATAAAAAAGTTTGGACGATTTAAAATAACAGCATATCAGGTAGAAGAGCAATTTATTAATGCTAACAAGGGTAAATTACAACGATTAGCTGATAATACTCAAGGTAAATTGTATTATTCAAATCAAATTGAATCCTTGATGTCTGAATTGTTAAATGATTCAAGTTATTTTATCACCCAAAAATCAATAACAAAACAAAAGAATTTAATTGATTGGAAATGGATTTTAATGGTAGTGGTTGCTTTATTAGCTATAGAGTGGTTTTTACGTAAATATTATGGGAAAATTTAA
- a CDS encoding CPXCG motif-containing cysteine-rich protein: MLEHYFQCPYCWEQISMLLDNSISYQKYIEDCETCCNPIEVEFSFIDGELTSFSAINIEQ; encoded by the coding sequence ATGTTAGAACATTATTTTCAATGTCCGTATTGTTGGGAGCAAATTTCCATGCTACTTGACAATAGTATATCTTATCAAAAGTATATTGAAGATTGTGAAACATGTTGTAATCCAATAGAAGTTGAGTTTTCTTTTATAGACGGAGAGCTAACTAGTTTTTCAGCAATAAATATTGAGCAATAA
- a CDS encoding dioxygenase — protein sequence MTAFHYAFKVKDIESTIYFYHNILQCKIGRQTENWVDFDFFGHQLSAHVSKRIIDLDYCGLVDGIQVPIPHFGCILNSTNFNFIKKQLEKYDVEFLVKPQIRYKNLKGEQQTMFVLDYSNNPIEFKCFTNDNEVF from the coding sequence ATGACTGCATTTCATTACGCTTTTAAAGTTAAAGACATAGAAAGTACTATCTATTTTTATCATAATATTTTACAATGTAAAATTGGAAGGCAAACAGAAAATTGGGTAGATTTTGATTTTTTTGGTCACCAATTATCTGCACATGTTTCTAAAAGAATAATAGATTTAGATTATTGTGGTTTAGTTGATGGTATTCAAGTTCCCATACCTCATTTTGGTTGTATTTTAAACTCCACAAACTTTAACTTTATAAAAAAACAATTAGAAAAATACGATGTTGAGTTTTTAGTAAAACCTCAAATAAGATATAAAAACTTAAAAGGAGAACAACAAACTATGTTTGTTTTAGATTACAGTAATAACCCTATTGAATTTAAATGCTTTACAAATGACAATGAAGTATTTTAA
- a CDS encoding glyoxylate/hydroxypyruvate reductase A, translated as MSIAIIFNQMNPYPWKESLVEKLKNTSVEIYPNIENKNNIDFIICWKPNINITKEFPNIKVIHSAGAGVDHILQTQKLNTSVAIARIVDESLPKDMFEFVLTSILYKMKNFETYTTNKYKQTWKQFRYTPTQETTVTVLGLGNIGKYVAEKLADFGFIVKGWSNSTKKITCVETSYGKSGMENSIKGADFLVNLLPLTTKTTGILNKQTLRLLNKKGVLINAGRGHHLIENDLIDLLDTNHLSGAILDVFRKEPLPKEHPFWKHPKITITPHIASLTTKESAINLVLDNYNRFQNNQPLLHTISHTKGY; from the coding sequence ATGAGTATTGCCATAATTTTCAATCAAATGAATCCATATCCATGGAAAGAAAGCTTAGTAGAAAAATTGAAAAATACTTCTGTAGAAATATATCCAAATATTGAAAATAAGAATAACATAGATTTTATTATCTGTTGGAAACCGAATATTAATATTACAAAGGAATTTCCAAATATTAAAGTTATTCACTCAGCAGGAGCTGGTGTTGATCATATTTTACAAACTCAAAAATTAAATACATCTGTTGCTATTGCCCGTATTGTAGACGAAAGTTTACCCAAAGATATGTTTGAATTTGTCTTAACTAGTATTTTATATAAAATGAAAAACTTTGAAACCTATACTACCAATAAATATAAACAAACATGGAAACAGTTTAGATATACACCTACTCAAGAAACCACAGTAACAGTTTTGGGGCTCGGCAATATTGGTAAGTATGTTGCCGAAAAACTTGCTGACTTTGGATTTATTGTTAAAGGATGGTCTAATTCCACTAAAAAAATAACCTGTGTAGAAACTTCTTATGGTAAATCAGGCATGGAAAACTCAATAAAAGGTGCTGATTTTTTAGTTAATTTATTGCCCTTAACTACCAAAACTACAGGTATACTAAATAAACAAACCTTGAGGTTATTAAACAAAAAAGGAGTTTTAATTAATGCAGGTAGAGGACATCATTTAATTGAAAATGACTTAATAGATTTATTAGATACTAATCATCTATCAGGAGCTATATTAGATGTTTTTAGAAAAGAACCTCTACCTAAAGAACATCCTTTTTGGAAACACCCAAAAATTACTATTACCCCACATATTGCTTCTTTAACAACTAAAGAATCAGCTATCAATTTAGTTTTAGATAATTATAACCGTTTTCAAAATAACCAACCATTATTACACACTATTTCACACACTAAAGGATATTAA
- a CDS encoding Lrp/AsnC family transcriptional regulator, with protein MTNDFILEEVDLNIITCLKENARASFAEIGRKIKLSPSATRERIHKLEERGVIKKYSVELDNKLLGHDMEAFILVKVFHGNLKRLFSYISTKIEITEAHRITGNQNVHLKVLLKNQIHLQQLIDELMQFGDTSTFLILSKI; from the coding sequence ATGACTAATGATTTTATTTTAGAAGAAGTAGATTTAAACATAATTACATGTTTAAAAGAAAATGCTAGAGCTAGTTTTGCTGAAATAGGAAGAAAGATAAAATTATCACCTTCAGCTACAAGAGAAAGAATCCATAAATTAGAAGAGAGAGGTGTGATTAAAAAGTATAGCGTAGAGTTAGATAATAAATTATTAGGACATGATATGGAGGCGTTTATTTTAGTAAAAGTATTTCACGGAAATTTGAAGCGATTATTTAGTTACATTTCCACTAAAATAGAAATAACTGAAGCTCATAGAATAACAGGGAATCAAAATGTACACTTAAAAGTTCTTTTAAAAAATCAAATACATTTACAACAGCTTATTGATGAGTTGATGCAATTTGGAGATACGAGTACCTTTTTAATCTTGTCTAAAATTTAG
- a CDS encoding DUF885 domain-containing protein, with protein sequence MKKIFVSVIATALLFLACKPEKKEAPTVKSVQENAVFNQLLKDYNEGKLKLNPLNATFAGDNRFNDQFPNFLSDTYAQKKNAFYTTYKNRLTEFDNTSLTESQQMSKAVLNWDCEIELAQASYKNDILMPVNQMWTVNLTMGQLASGSSAQPFKTVKDYENWLSRLEQYNVWLQSVKERMQQGIKEGYVLPKSLIKKVIPQFKVLAETTLTNHLFYSPVKNFPKAFSNDEQKKLAVAYKTVLTGQLIPSFKTISDFLQNDYLKAGRDDSGINGIPQGKEYYQHAIKNYTTTNMTADEIHELGLKEVARILSEMEKVKQQVNFKGSLKEFFDYVRNNKELMPYSEPKQIIDNFNAIHEKMKPQLEKLFGNKPKTPFIVKQTEKFREASASAEYNPGSLDGTRPGVFYTPIPDASKYNVFSDEALFLHEAIPGHHYQISLTQENQDLPDFRKTLWYSAYGEGWALYTENLGKELGLYTDPYQYFGMLGMEMHRAIRLVVDTGMHAKGWSREKAIQYSLDNEAESEASIISEIERYMANPGQALSYKIGQLKIRELRNKASKALGDKFDIREFHNQVLETGCIPLALLEDKIDTWVASKK encoded by the coding sequence ATGAAAAAAATTTTTGTATCAGTAATAGCTACTGCCCTACTATTTTTAGCCTGTAAACCTGAAAAAAAAGAAGCTCCTACTGTTAAATCTGTACAAGAAAACGCGGTTTTTAACCAACTGCTTAAAGATTATAATGAAGGTAAACTTAAATTAAATCCTTTAAACGCTACGTTTGCGGGAGATAATCGTTTTAATGATCAGTTTCCTAATTTTTTATCTGACACTTATGCTCAGAAAAAAAATGCATTTTATACCACATACAAGAATAGATTAACTGAGTTTGATAATACTAGTTTAACGGAAAGTCAACAAATGAGTAAAGCTGTTTTAAATTGGGATTGTGAGATAGAATTAGCACAAGCTAGCTACAAAAACGATATCCTGATGCCAGTAAATCAAATGTGGACAGTAAATTTAACCATGGGACAACTTGCTAGCGGAAGTAGTGCACAACCTTTTAAAACAGTAAAAGACTATGAAAACTGGTTAAGCAGATTAGAACAGTATAATGTATGGTTACAATCTGTAAAAGAACGTATGCAACAAGGTATTAAAGAAGGTTACGTACTTCCAAAATCACTAATTAAAAAAGTAATTCCTCAATTTAAAGTATTAGCAGAAACAACATTAACCAACCATTTATTCTACTCGCCTGTTAAAAATTTTCCTAAAGCCTTTTCTAATGATGAGCAAAAAAAGTTAGCTGTTGCTTATAAGACGGTACTTACGGGGCAATTAATTCCTTCTTTTAAAACTATAAGTGATTTTTTACAGAATGATTATTTAAAAGCTGGAAGAGACGACAGCGGTATCAATGGGATTCCTCAAGGAAAAGAATATTATCAACATGCTATAAAAAATTATACTACTACTAATATGACTGCTGATGAAATTCACGAATTAGGCTTAAAAGAAGTAGCTAGAATTTTATCGGAAATGGAAAAAGTTAAACAACAAGTTAACTTTAAAGGAAGTTTAAAAGAATTCTTTGATTATGTACGTAATAACAAAGAATTAATGCCTTATAGTGAGCCTAAACAGATTATTGATAATTTTAATGCGATTCATGAAAAAATGAAACCGCAACTAGAAAAACTTTTTGGTAATAAGCCTAAAACTCCATTTATAGTAAAACAAACAGAAAAATTTAGAGAAGCTTCGGCTAGTGCTGAATACAATCCAGGTTCATTAGATGGTACTCGTCCAGGTGTTTTTTATACACCTATTCCTGATGCTTCAAAATACAATGTATTTTCTGATGAAGCTCTGTTTTTACACGAAGCTATTCCAGGACATCATTATCAAATTTCATTAACACAAGAAAATCAAGATCTACCTGATTTTAGAAAAACACTTTGGTATAGCGCATATGGAGAAGGATGGGCTTTATATACTGAAAACTTAGGTAAAGAACTAGGTTTATATACAGATCCTTATCAGTATTTTGGAATGTTAGGTATGGAAATGCATAGAGCTATTCGTTTGGTTGTTGATACAGGAATGCATGCTAAAGGTTGGAGCCGTGAAAAAGCTATTCAATATTCATTAGACAATGAAGCTGAAAGTGAGGCTAGCATTATTTCTGAAATTGAGCGTTATATGGCAAACCCTGGACAAGCTTTATCTTATAAAATAGGGCAACTAAAAATTAGAGAACTTCGTAATAAAGCGTCAAAAGCACTAGGGGATAAATTTGATATTCGCGAGTTTCATAACCAAGTTTTAGAAACTGGATGTATTCCTTTAGCTTTATTAGAAGACAAAATTGACACCTGGGTTGCTTCTAAAAAGTAA
- a CDS encoding HPP family protein, which produces MIGLLNSLLAFSCFICIYVLHYFISTNSSIVFIAAFGASAVLGFSYKTSPFSFMQISVSSAVAAFIGVFFNSLGLALGVAVPLCIGVVIFLMHTLKISYPPAGAIAIIPLLFNKEIEGLGFWYVLYPTLTGVSIIYAFSIIKKKLNFIYNDRF; this is translated from the coding sequence ATGATTGGTTTATTAAATAGCCTATTGGCTTTTAGCTGTTTTATATGTATTTATGTATTACATTACTTCATAAGTACTAATTCTAGTATCGTTTTTATAGCTGCTTTTGGAGCATCAGCAGTATTAGGTTTTTCCTATAAAACATCTCCTTTTTCTTTTATGCAAATTTCTGTTAGTTCTGCAGTCGCAGCATTTATAGGAGTGTTTTTTAATAGTCTAGGCTTAGCTTTAGGGGTGGCTGTTCCTTTATGTATTGGAGTTGTTATTTTTTTGATGCATACTTTAAAAATAAGCTATCCACCAGCTGGAGCCATTGCTATTATTCCATTACTATTTAATAAAGAAATAGAAGGTTTAGGATTTTGGTATGTACTATATCCAACTTTAACAGGAGTTTCAATCATTTATGCTTTTTCAATAATTAAAAAGAAATTAAATTTTATATATAATGATAGATTCTAA
- the hmpA gene encoding NO-inducible flavohemoprotein, with protein MIDSKTVEIIKSTVPVLEVHGEEITKVFYKRLFKYNPELRSIFNMTHQKKGTQQKVLANAVFKYASFIDKPEMLGSLVEAIVEKHTSLSITKEMYPIVGENLLKAIKEVLGDAATDEIMMAWEKAYGVLATILINKEESIYKSREQKVGGYRGKKEYIVIKKEVENTVVTSFYLKRKDGLPVPSFKAGQYIALTVEIPDSTHRHTRNYSLSDITGKDYLRISVKKEEGNPDGIVSNFLHNYIEVGDVLELGMPSGEFVLNKSEKPLVLIGAGIGITPLMSMYKETQLKSNRQIIFIQCALNSETHSFRKEIVNEKSTTAVVYSNPLGKDKLGVDYDYEGFLNLEILQNLNITKNADFYFCGPTPFMKHMLSILSKLEVATENIHYEFFGPIEELV; from the coding sequence ATGATAGATTCTAAAACCGTAGAAATAATAAAATCGACAGTTCCAGTTTTGGAGGTTCATGGAGAAGAAATAACCAAAGTTTTTTATAAGCGACTATTTAAATATAATCCTGAGTTGAGAAGTATTTTTAATATGACGCACCAGAAGAAAGGAACACAGCAAAAAGTGTTAGCAAATGCTGTTTTTAAGTATGCTAGCTTTATTGATAAGCCAGAAATGTTAGGCTCATTAGTTGAGGCTATAGTTGAAAAACACACAAGTTTATCTATTACTAAAGAAATGTATCCTATAGTTGGAGAGAACTTATTAAAAGCAATTAAAGAAGTATTAGGTGATGCTGCTACGGATGAAATAATGATGGCATGGGAAAAAGCTTATGGAGTATTAGCTACTATACTTATAAACAAGGAGGAAAGTATTTACAAATCTAGGGAACAAAAAGTAGGTGGTTATAGAGGTAAAAAAGAATATATAGTAATTAAAAAAGAGGTAGAAAATACGGTGGTAACTTCTTTTTATTTAAAAAGGAAAGATGGTTTGCCTGTTCCTAGTTTTAAAGCAGGTCAGTACATTGCTTTAACAGTTGAAATACCTGATTCAACACATAGACATACCAGAAATTATAGTTTGTCAGATATAACAGGAAAAGATTATTTACGAATTAGTGTTAAAAAAGAAGAAGGGAACCCAGATGGAATTGTGTCTAATTTTTTACACAATTATATAGAAGTAGGAGATGTTCTTGAATTAGGAATGCCTTCAGGAGAATTTGTTTTAAATAAAAGTGAAAAACCTTTGGTGTTAATTGGAGCAGGTATTGGAATTACGCCATTAATGAGTATGTATAAAGAAACTCAGTTAAAATCAAATAGACAAATAATATTTATTCAATGTGCATTAAATAGTGAAACTCATTCTTTTAGAAAAGAAATAGTAAATGAAAAGTCTACTACGGCAGTAGTTTATAGTAATCCATTGGGAAAAGATAAGTTAGGAGTAGATTACGATTATGAAGGTTTCTTGAATTTAGAAATACTACAAAATTTAAATATTACTAAAAATGCGGATTTCTACTTTTGTGGTCCAACACCATTTATGAAACATATGCTTAGCATTTTAAGTAAGTTAGAAGTAGCTACAGAAAATATTCATTATGAGTTTTTTGGTCCGATAGAAGAATTGGTTTAG